From one Rhopalosiphum padi isolate XX-2018 chromosome 2, ASM2088224v1, whole genome shotgun sequence genomic stretch:
- the LOC132920955 gene encoding neuronal acetylcholine receptor subunit beta-4-like: MFLILTILLALSMSSHGSRESLETINGEKCTTIYTMGYGYQNWYNATEIPAANASVTGAAMFKFYVQGTSNAHIMLAREPSSFGYEIVIGAGSNTFCDIRKFNGVLTSVVTVFTEKILDMFNPIGFWVRATQQSGLIEVGKFGESLPFIFWIDPEPIPIKYYSFTSWGAAICKWMFRCKPDSFTVMSRTERTDYTKKFFTSTEQLRRDVLKKRGPFGSDPTTNPQQVLSVAITNNFKFIHLDVMTSILTIQGTATFEWTDNSINWNPQNYKNISKLHLSNYELWQPELVLHNAMDPAVNMYSESKISVDNNGQVIWRPKFYVKTKCDIDLTLWPWDKHKCTLLLSTWSHKVSNVFYEIKDDQKSECLQISHSDWKLDRVTSFYVEDRTPWDDIMESMNGISRSVEDPSKDSLKLVLKISRNTKIFEKLFYAPLILISCIWLSSFGVMPNSSSKITTICVSIILSTLIVVYMTKYVPVFTKFPPDLMLGYLKLLLLISMDAFISSLLITVHNRKSTSGHPPFALTRFLTTPIVTKLLVLPKLDSTRSLVNNQLDHRLTGVPETTTTLWDIVIVAFERIIFIVFLATTVTILLSIKFSITALF, translated from the exons ATGTTtctaattttgacaattttactCGCTCTGTCAATGTCCAGTCATGGTTCGCGTGAATCGCTGGAAACCATTAACG GTGAAAAATGTACGACCATTTATACGATGGGCTACGGGTATCAAAATTGGTACAACGCCACTGAAATTCCGGCGGCAAACGCTTCCGTCACGGGCGCCGCGATGTTTAAGTTTTACGTGCAAGGGACAAGTAACGCACACATCATGTTGGCCAGGGAACCGTCGTCGTTCGGATACGAAATCGTTATCGGAGCTGGATCGAACACTTTTTGCGATATACGAAAATTCAACGG CGTATTGACGTCGGTGGTCACCGTTTTCACGGAAAAAATTCTTGACATGTTCAACCCCATCGGTTTTTGGGTACGCGCGACCCAGCAGTCCGGACTGATTGAGGTTGGCAAATTCGGCGAAAGCTTACCGTTCATATTTTGGATAGACCCGGAACCGATACCGATCAAGTATTATAGTTTTACCTCGTGGGGCGCAGCAATTTGTAAATGGATGTTCAGATGTAAGCCCGACTCGTTCACGGTGATGTCGAGGAcag AGAGGACTGATTATACGAAGAAATTCTTTACATCCACGGAACAACTCAGAAGAGACGTACTGAAAAAACGTGGTCCGTTTGGAAGCGACCCGACAACGAACCCGCAGCAAGTTTTAAGCGTGGCGATTACCAATAACTTTAAGTTCATAcatttg GATGTTATGACTTCGATACTCACTATTCAAGGTACCGCCACtttt GAATGGACAGACAACAGTATCAATTGGAACcctcaaaactataaaaatatttccaaattacATTTATCGAACTACGAATTATGGCAACCCGAACTCGTACTAcacaa TGCTATGGATCCAGCCGTGAATATGTATTCTGAATCGAAAATATCTGTGGACAACAACGGCCAAGTCATATGGCGACCTAAATTTTACGTTAAAACCAAGTGTGACATCGACTTGACATTGTGGCCATGGGACAAACATAAGTGTACTTTATTGTTGAGCACATGGTCGCATAAAGTATCCAATGTCTTCTACGAAATTAAAGATGACCAAAAGTCT GAATGCTTACAAATATCTCATTCAGATTGGAAGCTTGATAGGGTTACGAGCTTTTACGTAGAAGATAGAACTCCGTGGGACGATATCATGGAATCCATGAACGGCATTAGCCGTTCTGTAGAAGATCCCTCGAAAGATTCATTGAAGCTTGTGTTGAAAATATCGAGAAACACGAAGATTTTCGAGAAATTATTTTATGCCCCATTAAtat tgATCAGTTGTATATGGTTGTCATCCTTCGGTGTAATGCCGAATTCTTCATCGAAAATCACGACAATTTGCGTGTCAATAATACTTTCAACATTGATTGTTGTATACATGACGAAATATGTACCGGTTTTTACTAAATTTCCGCCAGACTTAA tgctTGGATACTTGAAACTGCTCCTCCTGATATCGATGGACGCGTTCATCTCATCGTTGCTCATAACGGTGCACAATCGTAAATCGACCAGCGGTCATCCTCCGTTCGCATTGACTAGATTCCTAACCACGCCTATTGTAACGAAACTCCTGGTATTGCCGAAATTGGATTCCACAAGGAGCCTCGTCAATAACCAGTTGGACCACAGACTCACCGGAGTACCAGAAACCACAACCACGCTATGGGATATCGTCATAGTCGCTTTCGAGCGAATCATATTCATAGTGTTTTTAGCGACCACAGTGACCATATTGTTATCCATCAAGTTTTCCATTACTGCTTTATTTTGA
- the LOC132920957 gene encoding retinol dehydrogenase 11-like gives MEYLLPNRCTSTARLEGKTVIVTGCNTGIGKETATEFYKRGARVIMACRSASRTQDAIDSIKNQTEGDKNVGELVFKHLELSFFASVRKCAKEILKTEKRIDILVNNAGIMMCPKTLSENGIELHLATNHLGHFLFTLLLLPRILRSAPARIINVTSVAHKWGDQKMHFDDINLDKNYTPSGAYGRSKLANILFTVELAKRLNGTGVTVYAVNPGVVHTELSRFVDQTIFPGASWLYNSFTKIAVKTPQQGAQTTLHCALDEKCASESGLYYSDCKVAEPEPVAKDEEVSSELWDTSCVIVNLEPSVDPFQPEKDDDVSI, from the exons ATGGAATATTTATTACCGAATCGCTGTACGTCGACGGCGCGACTCGAAGGGAAAACGGTTATTGTAACTGGATGTAACACAGGAATCGGAAAAGAAACAGCAACGGAATTCTATAAGAGAG GTGCTCGGGTGATAATGGCGTGTAGAAGTGCGTCTAGGACACAAGACGCAATAGACAGCATTAAAAATCAGACAGAAGGAGATAAAAACGTCGGAGAgttggtttttaaacatttggaaTTGTCGTTTTTTGCATCCGTGAGGAAATGTGCAAAAGAGATACTAAAAACCGAGAAAAGAATTGATATTCTAGTAAATAATGCGG GTATAATGATGTGTCCGAAAACATTGTCAGAGAACGGAATCGAACTTCATTTGGCAACCAACCATTTAGGTCATTTTCTGTTTACGCTCTTGTTACTGCCCAGAATACTGAGGTCCGCTCCGGCTAGGATAATCAACGTAACTTCAGTGGCTCACAAAT GGGGCGATCAAAAAATGCATTTCGATGACATAAATCTAGACAAGAACTACACACCCAGTGGGGCGTACGGCCGCTCAAAGTTGGCCAACATTTTGTTCACCGTGGAACTGGCTAAACGTTTAAATG GTACCGGAGTGACAGTGTATGCGGTCAATCCAGGAGTCGTTCACACTGAACTTAGCCGGTTTGTCGATCAGACTATCTTTCCTGGCGCGTCGTGGCTGTACAACAGTTTTACGAAAATCGCCGTAAAGACACCCCAACAGGGCGCTCAGACCACGTTACACTGCGCTCTGGACGAGAAATGCGCTAGCGAAAGTGGTTTATATTACAG cgATTGCAAGGTAGCTGAACCGGAACCCGTGGCTAAAGACGAAGAGGTCAGCTCAGAGTTGTGGGACACTAGTTGCGTAATTGTTAATTTGGAACCTTCGGTAGATCCTTTCCAACCGGAGAAAGATGATGACGTAtcgatttaa
- the LOC132918874 gene encoding ribosome biogenesis protein NSA2 homolog — protein sequence MPQNEYMERHRKLYGRRLDYEQRMRKKEAREPHLRSDKAKRLRGLKAKLYNKERRNEKIQMKKKIKEHEEKLQKKKEEKPKEGALPVYLLDRDVQSSAKVLSNMIKQKRKEKAGKWDVPIPKVRAQSDNEVFKVFRTGKSKRKGWKRMVTKVCYVGEGFTRKPPKFERFIRPMALRFNKAHVTHPELKATFCLPIIGVKKNPNSPMYTNLGVITKGTVIEVNISELGLVTQSGKVVWGKYAQVTNNPENDGCINAVLLV from the coding sequence atGCCACAAAATGAGTATATGGAAAGGCACCGTAAATTATACGGTCGCCGATTGGATTATGAACAACGTATGCGTAAGAAGGAAGCTCGTGAGCCTCATTTACGTTCAGATAAGGCGAAACGTCTTCGTGGTCTAAAAGCTAAACTTTATAACAAAGAGCGCCGTAATGAAAAGATTCAAATGAAGAAAAAGATCAAAGAACATGAAGAAAAATTACAGAAAAAGAAAGAAGAGAAACCCAAAGAAGGTGCATTACCAGTTTATTTACTTGACAGAGATGTTCAATCAAGCGCCAAAGTACTTTCTAACATGATCAAACAGAAACGTAAAGAAAAGGCAGGTAAATGGGATGTACCTATACCCAAGGTGCGTGCTCAATCAGATAATGAAGTATTCAAGGTATTTAGAACAGGCAAATCTAAGAGAAAGGGATGGAAGAGGATGGTGACAAAAGTATGTTATGTTGGAGAAGGTTTTACACGTAAACCTCCTAAGTTTGAAAGGTTTATAAGACCAATGGCTTTGCGTTTTAATAAGGCTCATGTAACTCATCCTGAACTAAAGGCTACATTCTGTCTACCAATTATCGGTGTAAAAAAGAATCCTAATTCTccaatgtatacaaatttaggAGTTATAACTAAAGGTACTGTAATAGAAGTAAATATTAGTGAGCTAGGTCTGGTAACACAGTCTGGTAAAGTAGTATGGGGAAAATATGCACAAGTTACTAATAATCCAGAGAATGATGGATGTATTAACGCTGTACTTTTGGTTTAA
- the LOC132918872 gene encoding ninein translates to MEEPYEKELYNIFKSFDSDENDELDHKGVNALCETLQLDFSQRKQLWSFLDQNSNVSFEQFRDALVYLANNGSKDETYSRDISPVREISPKYVFGEKKYGRRTKPREDSFILNQSDITQDLNSSIPLSPRKLDYVHINSEFKLDEGTQNKDILSQCDDKHDLLKERLIMDKHNLSLACEHLGITSNGLISKSQLFDVIQHFDCNEKLFEKINDKYSNDRIPIKEVLELISCLDYRSVSPNSETSTSGVSSTSYYHREDNLPNSMMVSISTIIELWESCGIPESVNLLQELGIDTSLDSVYVPDLVTTVSNQLHKVRNNFVDSSLTEYDSINTPFILLKALSSLNEYQVKWLKMIIEQMNCERDKLKYDVDTANNRAVMLAQEVDENHIRLEKSSANKIAALEHKHQEERKTLIDQWGSEKDQLLNQNILLNDKLQQVQNYENELQSELLNNKKQLNLLERENAALNKQLDDIKQKNVSLEVQVQEIPQLKLKELELESNNEQIIDLVQKIDCLKNENKCLRDQNDELVIELEATKMIENVGTDRSFDSNVRNFLAEKNSPNCFGKVKEFTTEFSIGEGGSDCTNTFETYTIESEFEPWNKVENSQKSDHESPQTSLMLVNNIKTTLSAQPHIESCHLNELIDYLEHMKQYSKSDHLQEVVEQKESQESMQKSSDSFLTSSPLNKYPTRRSLNKQFENTMETEFIGSTLIEVTNGSVEKLKQMYNQCKLENQELHDKCEKIEKYWESRYNQLCEVADKALEEAKRLKDESTELEKGMDALRNEYFECEEYWSLKLEEERKLNELEKKVSEEKLNNLEVKIKEYSDMLEDTTDNKLPSIDENAELEEQINCVQQEFSSYCVKIEEEMEKLKIENEKLKSQIVIPVEKVDRGVPNCQFKEECEKCHDNLKTNGEFKNKQFDLKKNREKLGMECRSLLQRRSALKNEILQLQEYLNVLSNTHKDFFMRKEINQANQVSIDARKCKELEQRLHDEQARHQKLTNAIWNEHQSKIDMVHKLLRSSQDKLEEQIKMRNEQNKQLMSADMIVKELFIENAKLMSMIHSLQTQIDHSSNYNSV, encoded by the exons ATGGAAGAACCATATGAAAAAGAATTGTATAACATATTCAAAAGTTTTGATAGTGATGAAAATGATGAATTGGATCATAAGGGGGTGAATGCTCTTTGTGAAACATTACAGTTGGATTTTAGCCAGCGTAAACAATTATGGTCATTCCTGGATCAGAACTCTAATGTTTCATTTGAACAATTTCGTGATGCTCTTGTTTACTTGGCCAATAATGGTTCAAAAGATGAAACTTATTCTAGAGACATCTCTCCTG TAAGAGAAATATCTCCAAAGTATGTTTTTGGCGAAAAAAAATATGGCCGCCGAACAAAGCCTCGAGAAgacagttttatattaaatcaatcaGATATAACTCAAGATCTAAATAGCAGTATACCATTATCACCTCGAAAATTAGATTATGTTcat ataaattctGAGTTTAAATTGGATGAAGGAACACagaataaagatatattatcaCAATGTGATGACAAGCATG aTTTGTTAAAAGAAAGATTGATAATGGATAAACACAATTTAAGTCTGGCCTGTGAACATTTGGGTATTACTTCTAATGGACTTATATCAAAATCTCAATTATTTGATGTAATCCAACATTTTGACtgcaatgaaaaattatttgagaagaTCAATGATAAATATTCTAATGATAGAATACCAATTAAAGAAGTTCTTGAATTAATCAGTTGTCTAGATTACCGGTCTGTTTCACCAAACTCTGAAACATCAACATCAGGAGTCTCTTCAACATCATACTATCATAGAGAAGATAATTTACCAAACTCAAT GATGGTGAGTATAAGcactattattgaattatgGGAAAGCTGTGGTATACCAGAGTCTGTTAACCTATTACAAGAATTAGGAATTGATACATCCTTGGATTCTGTTTATGTACCTGATCTAGTAACTACTGTCAGCAATCAACTCCATAAAGTTcgaaataattttgttgattcTTCATTAACAGAATATGATTCAATTAATACACCATTTATTTTGCTAAAAGCTCTAAGTTCATTGAAtgaatatcaggttaaatggcTCAA aATGATTATTGAGCAAATGAATTGCGAAAGAGATAAATTAAAGTATGATGTTGATACTGCCAACAACAGAGCAGTAATGCTTGCGCAAGAAGTAGATGAAAATCATATACGATTGGAAAAATCTTCAGCAAATAAAATTGC tgcTCTAGAACACAAACATCAAGAAGAACGAAAAACACTTATTGATCAATGGGGTTCAGAAAAAGATCAATTACTAAACCAAAATATATTGCTCAATGATAAACTACAACAAgtacaaaattatgaaaacgaATTACAATCTGaacttttaaataacaaaaaa caacTCAACTTATTAGAAAGAGAAAATGCtgcattaaataaacaattagatgatataaaacaaaaaaatgtttcattagaAGTTCAAGTTCAAGAAATTCCACAATTAAAACTTAAA gaaCTGGAACTGGAATCtaataatgaacaaattattGATCTCGTGCAAAAAAttgattgtttaaaaaatgaaaataagtgTCTTAGAGACCAAAATGATGAATTGGTTATAGAACTTGAAGCAACTAAAAT GATAGAAAATGTGGGTACTGATAGGTCATTTGACAGTAATGTCAGGAATTTCTTGGCGGAAAAAAATAGTCCTAACTGCTTTGGCAAAGTGAAAGAATTTACTACAGAATTTTCTATTGGGGAAGGTGGAAGTGATTGCACAAATACATTTGAAACATATACAATTGAGTCTGAATTTGAACCATGGAATAAA GTTGAAAATTCACAAAAATCAGATCACGAATCCCCTCAGACATCACTAATGcttgtgaataatataaaaacaactttatCCGCTCAACCACACATCGAATCGTgtcatttaaatgaattaatcgATTATTTGGAGCATATGaaacaatattcaaaatcaGATCATTTACAAGAGGTGGTTGAACAAAAAGAGTCTCAAGAATCAATGCAAAAATCTTCAGATAGTTTTTTGACTTCTTcacctttaaataaatatccaaCTAGGAGATCATTGAATAAGCAATTTGAAAATACTATGGAAACAGAATTTATTGGTTCTACTTTGATAGAAGTGACAAATGGCAGTGTTGAAAAATTAAAGCAAATGTACAATCAATGTAAATTAGAAAATCAGGAGTTGCATGACAAGTGTGAAAAGATTGAAAAGTACTGGGAATCTAGGTACAATCAACTATGCGAAGTGGCAGACAAAGCTCTGGAAGAGGCTAAACGATTAAAAGATGAAAGTACTGAATTAGAAAAAGGTATGGATGCATTGCGTAATGAATACTTCGAATGTGAAGAATATTGGTCATTAAAATTAGAAGAAGAACGTAAACTAAACGAATtg GAGAAAAAAGTTAGTGaagaaaaattgaataatcTAGAAGTTAAGATTAAAGAGTACAGTGATATGTTAGAAGATACAACTGATAATAAATTACCTTCAATTGATGAAAATGCCGAACTCGAAGaacaa aTCAATTGTGTTCAACAAGAATTTTCCAGTTATTGTGTAAAAATTGAAGAAGAAAtggaaaaacttaaaattgaaaatgaaaaattgaaatctCAAATTGTTATTCCAGTTGAAAAAGTTGATCGTGGAGTTCCTAACTGTCAATTTAAAGAAGAATGTGAAAAATGCCACGACAATTTAAAA ACAAATggtgaatttaaaaacaaacagtttgatttaaaaaagaatCGTGAAAAATTAGGTATGGAATGCCGAAGTCTATTACAACGAAGGAGTGcacttaaaaatgaaatattgcaATTGCAAGAATATCTTAATGTACTTTCC AATACCCACAAAGATTTCTTTATGCGAAAAGAAATTAACCAAGCAAATCAAGTATCTATAGATGCCAGGAAATGCAAAGAACTGGAACAAAGACTACACGACGAACAGGCCAGACATCAAAAGTTGACTAATG cCATATGGAACGAGCATCAGTCAAAGATTGATATGGTACACAAGTTATTGCGCTCATCACAAGATAAACTTGaagaacaaattaaaatgaGAAATGAACAA aataaacaaCTCATGAGCGCTGATATGATTGTTAAAGAACTTTTCATCGAAAATGCCAAATTGATGTCAATGATCCATAGCCTCCAAACACAAATTGACCattcatcaaattataattCGGTGTAA